In a genomic window of Niallia taxi:
- a CDS encoding FAD-dependent oxidoreductase, producing MRVGIIGAGIGGLTLAQALLAQNIEVIVFDRDLSAEETGGYRLHLSEDALASIRKHLPENIEKLLKLSGTGPESFQQFSILNHHGKTKLSFRQTDEEDLLMIGRIPLRKILAIDLEKVIRWDTQYTHYKEEESGITLHFSNAQSERVDILVGADGVHSAVAKQLLGRSTAKFAGVMGIAGRSLLTPQLRLTINKDFFKGPGFAVGPKGIGMFITVHAPKTNNELIAGLDILEAPYIVWSVAATDKTLRKSFRKLTSDQLEKEAYQLIRHWDESFLELINNSEKGRTAAFPFWYPSNLTWWKHSKITLIGDAIHPMPPTSGLGASTSILDAVNLAEKLVKHDDSALALQAYQADMLKYAPKAVAEARPPLFWQRRFKNTFIRRFAMSVLLPCVSFVLTIKDSIKK from the coding sequence ATGAGAGTTGGTATAATTGGTGCTGGTATTGGTGGACTAACGTTGGCTCAAGCGCTTCTTGCACAAAATATCGAAGTTATCGTCTTTGATCGCGACCTATCTGCTGAAGAAACCGGTGGCTACCGTCTGCATTTAAGTGAAGATGCTTTAGCATCAATTCGCAAACATCTTCCTGAAAATATTGAAAAATTATTAAAACTAAGTGGTACTGGTCCTGAATCATTCCAACAATTTTCGATATTAAATCATCATGGAAAAACAAAGCTTAGCTTTCGTCAAACAGATGAGGAAGATCTTCTTATGATCGGAAGAATTCCTTTACGAAAAATATTAGCAATAGACTTGGAAAAGGTAATTCGTTGGGATACACAATACACTCATTACAAAGAAGAGGAGTCTGGCATTACCCTTCATTTTTCAAACGCCCAAAGTGAAAGGGTTGATATTTTAGTAGGTGCAGACGGTGTGCATTCAGCAGTAGCCAAACAACTCCTTGGTCGCTCAACAGCAAAATTTGCAGGAGTGATGGGGATTGCCGGTAGGTCATTGCTAACTCCCCAGTTAAGATTAACTATTAACAAGGATTTTTTTAAAGGACCTGGTTTCGCTGTTGGTCCAAAAGGTATTGGCATGTTTATAACTGTTCATGCACCAAAAACAAATAATGAATTAATAGCAGGCTTGGATATCTTGGAGGCCCCATATATTGTTTGGTCTGTGGCAGCAACAGATAAAACGCTTCGTAAAAGCTTCAGAAAATTAACCTCTGATCAACTTGAAAAAGAAGCATACCAGCTAATTAGACACTGGGACGAGAGCTTTCTAGAGCTTATCAATAACTCTGAAAAAGGCAGGACAGCTGCTTTTCCATTTTGGTATCCTAGCAATCTTACCTGGTGGAAGCACAGTAAAATAACACTAATAGGAGATGCTATTCATCCTATGCCGCCAACTAGCGGGCTTGGTGCAAGCACTTCCATACTGGACGCAGTTAACTTGGCAGAAAAGCTGGTGAAGCATGATGATTCGGCTTTAGCATTGCAAGCATATCAAGCTGACATGCTGAAATATGCACCAAAGGCTGTGGCAGAAGCTCGCCCGCCATTATTTTGGCAACGTCGTTTTAAAAACACTTTCATACGAAGGTTTGCCATGAGCGTTTTGCTTCCTTGTGTTAGTTTTGTATTAACCATTAAAGACTCTATTAAAAAGTAG
- a CDS encoding sensor domain-containing protein — protein MDEHMNDKDRTNEERFRLLVEHVSDWIWEVDENGIYTYASPQIKDILGYSPAEVIGKTPFHLMEPLEGKRIAPIFEYHVANKLPIKSLENINLHRDGHEVILETSGSPIINADGKCIGYRGIDRDITLRKQQERRQQQLLDIIEASPDFIATLDTAGNSLYYNPAARKMLGINQKEITGDKVTQKWITDKIKTVGIPTAIEKGHWKGETTIFKEDGAKIPVSQMIVAHKSENGDVEFLSTIAHDISERKELEKVVYYQAHYDPLTNLPNRRFLHNKLSKLIENQTQHKVAVLFMDLDNFKEINDNLGHEIGDKLLKMTADRLKSGVREVDFVCRYGGDEFILMLENIQSNIEVEERAERIIEAFQEPFQFDGFSWKISGSIGISIFPDDGADLAALIQKADNAMYQIKRTGKNNFLRE, from the coding sequence ATGGATGAGCACATGAACGATAAAGACCGGACAAACGAAGAAAGATTTCGGTTGTTAGTAGAGCATGTCAGTGATTGGATATGGGAAGTAGATGAAAATGGTATATATACGTATGCTAGTCCTCAAATTAAGGATATATTAGGGTATTCTCCAGCAGAGGTTATCGGAAAAACACCATTTCATTTGATGGAGCCTTTGGAAGGAAAACGTATTGCGCCAATTTTTGAGTACCATGTTGCCAATAAGCTGCCTATTAAAAGCTTAGAAAATATTAATCTTCATCGTGATGGCCATGAAGTAATATTAGAAACGAGTGGTTCTCCCATTATTAACGCGGATGGAAAATGTATTGGCTATAGAGGCATAGATAGAGACATTACTTTAAGAAAACAGCAAGAGCGCAGACAGCAGCAGCTCTTAGATATTATAGAAGCCTCTCCAGACTTTATTGCAACATTAGACACTGCCGGAAATAGTTTGTATTATAATCCAGCTGCACGTAAAATGCTTGGTATTAATCAAAAGGAAATCACTGGCGATAAAGTAACACAAAAATGGATTACAGACAAAATCAAAACAGTGGGTATTCCAACTGCAATAGAAAAAGGCCATTGGAAGGGGGAAACGACAATCTTTAAGGAAGATGGCGCAAAAATCCCAGTTTCTCAAATGATCGTGGCACATAAATCTGAAAATGGTGATGTTGAGTTTCTATCTACGATTGCTCACGATATATCAGAAAGAAAAGAGCTTGAAAAGGTAGTGTATTATCAAGCACATTATGACCCCTTAACAAATTTGCCAAACAGGAGATTTCTTCACAATAAATTGTCGAAATTGATTGAAAACCAAACACAGCACAAAGTTGCAGTGTTGTTTATGGACTTAGATAATTTTAAGGAAATCAATGATAATCTTGGTCATGAAATCGGAGATAAATTACTCAAAATGACAGCGGATCGTCTAAAAAGCGGTGTGAGAGAAGTAGACTTTGTTTGCCGATATGGCGGAGATGAGTTTATATTAATGCTGGAAAATATCCAATCTAATATAGAAGTGGAAGAAAGGGCAGAGCGGATTATAGAAGCATTCCAGGAGCCATTTCAATTTGACGGATTTTCATGGAAGATAAGCGGAAGTATAGGTATAAGTATCTTTCCAGATGATGGAGCCGATTTAGCGGCATTAATACAAAAAGCAGATAATGCGATGTATCAAATAAAACGAACCGGTAAAAATAATTTTTTAAGAGAATAG
- a CDS encoding DUF4181 domain-containing protein — translation MYGLSLSFGLKLLLLIVLFLLIIFLFNYIMSKTLKADRRKLFSDNHINEKHKMIDWTLRIITIVCLLLIFPFNMDETKSYWFLQPWIILSLFLFVSEIVRAVVERKYAENPNAYKLTLSQLIFVIIMAFTLFKTDFWGLL, via the coding sequence ATGTATGGTTTAAGTTTGTCTTTTGGACTGAAATTGCTATTATTAATTGTTCTTTTTTTATTAATAATATTTTTGTTTAATTATATTATGAGTAAAACATTAAAGGCAGATAGGAGAAAGTTATTTTCTGATAACCACATCAATGAAAAACATAAAATGATAGATTGGACACTAAGGATTATTACAATAGTTTGTCTACTTTTAATATTCCCTTTTAACATGGATGAAACGAAAAGCTATTGGTTTCTACAGCCGTGGATCATATTGAGCCTTTTTCTGTTTGTTTCTGAAATAGTAAGGGCTGTTGTGGAAAGGAAATATGCCGAAAACCCCAATGCTTATAAATTAACACTTAGTCAATTGATTTTTGTCATCATAATGGCTTTTACTTTATTCAAGACAGATTTTTGGGGATTATTATAG